Proteins co-encoded in one Oreochromis aureus strain Israel breed Guangdong linkage group 3, ZZ_aureus, whole genome shotgun sequence genomic window:
- the LOC120438421 gene encoding zinc finger protein 418-like, which yields QLHHGVSLGLWAHLKDQRGSRSQRSQEADNFVEERSGRKKYNRDEFGKDFTVKASLKMHQVIHTGERPFSCGDCGKFFTESGKLKTHQLIHSGERPFSCDEYCGKSFTESGNLKTHKLIHTGERPFSCGDCGKSFTQSGHLKRHQLIHSGERPFSCDECGKSFTESGSLKRHQLIHTGERPFSCGDCGKSFTTSGHLKTHQLIHSGKRPFSCGDCGKSFTTSGHLKTHQLIHSGERPFSCDECGKSFAHPGSLKTHKLIHTGERPFSCGDCGKSFTESGSLKRHQLIHSGERPFSCDECGKSFTSISHLKSHQLIHSGVKAYTCDQCGRAFTHSYSLQSHLVTHSGIKAYSCDICGKTFSRIGSRNIHLRIHTRHDVYSCDQCGKQFTTNTELRRHMFTHTEERPYKCDLCEKTFKSPRYLKRHQQIHTRKTLQVQLL from the exons cagcttcatcacggagtttctctcggtttgtgggctcatctaaag gaccaacgtggatcgagaagtcagcgctctcaggaggccgacaattTTGTTGAAGaaagaagtggaagaaaaaaatacaaccgTGACGAGTTTGGGAAAGATTTCACTGTGAAAGCTTCCCTAAAAatgcatcaggtcatccacacaggagagagaccgttcagctgtggagactgtggaaagtTTTTTACCGAGTCTGGAaagttaaaaacacaccaactcatccacagtggagagagaccgttcagctgtgacgagt actgtggaaagtcttttaccgagtctggaaacttaaaaacacacaaactcatccacactggagagagaccgttcagctgtggagactgtggaaagtcttttacgcagtctggacacttaaaaagacaccaattgatccacagtggagagagaccgttcagctgtgatgagtgtggaaagtcttttaccgagtctggaagcttaaaaagacaccaactaatccacactggagagagaccgttcagctgtggagactgtggaaagtcttttaccacgtctggacacttaaaaacacaccaactgatCCACAGTGGaaagagaccgttcagctgtggagactgtggaaagtcttttaccacgtctggacacttaaaaacacaccaactaatccacagtggagagagaccgttcagctgtgacgagtgtggaaagtcttttgcccaccctggaagcttaaaaacacacaaactcatccacactggagagagaccgttcagctgtggagactgtggaaagtcttttaccgagtctggaagcttaaaaagacaccaactaatccacagtggagagagaccgttcagctgtgacgagtgtggaaagtcttttacgaGCATTTCACACTTAAAATCAcatcaactcatccacagtggagttaaagcgtacacctgtgatcagtgtggcagagcttttactcacagttacagcttacagagtcatctagttacccactctggaattaaggcgtacagctgtgacatttgtggaaaaactttcagccggATAGGGAGCCGAAATATtcacctacgcattcacaccagacatgatgtgtacagctgtgatcagtgtggtaaACAGTTTACCACAAACACAGAGTTACGACgtcacatgtttacccacactgaggaacgaccttataaatgtgacctgtgtgagaagacttttaaatctccacgtTACCTGAAaagacaccaacagatccacaccagaaagactctacaagtgcagttactgtga